The following are encoded in a window of Gramella sp. MT6 genomic DNA:
- a CDS encoding UDP-N-acetylmuramoyl-L-alanyl-D-glutamate--2,6-diaminopimelate ligase, which produces MKVLKDILYRVNMKAVAGDTGVTINDIHFDSRKVKLNDVFVAIRGTLSDGHDFIKNAENQGALAVVCEEIPENKINGVTYIEVEDTKKALAYISANYFDEPSSKLKLVGVTGTNGKTTIATLLYDLFSKAGFKCGLLSTVKVMVGTEEHSAIRTTPDSITINSYLKDMNDVGVEFCFMEVSSHGIDQHRTTALKFEGGIFTNLSHDHLDYHKDFAEYRDVKKRFFDELPSSAFALTNADDKNGPVMLQNTKAKKYTYALKSYADYQAQILENNFTGLLLKIKGQELWTKLIGSFNAYNVLAIYATADLLGLKTMEILRIISELNSVSGRFQYVISDNDKITAIVDYAHTPDALKNVLETINSIRTKNEELITVVGCGGDRDTTKRPVMGNIASSLSTKVIFTSDNPRTEDPEKIIADVEAGVEPQNFKKTMSVTNRKQAIKTACQMAGPNDIILIAGKGHETYQEVNGEKFDFDDLKIVNEFLKQLDK; this is translated from the coding sequence ATGAAAGTATTAAAGGACATACTTTACAGAGTGAACATGAAGGCGGTTGCCGGGGATACCGGTGTGACCATTAACGATATACATTTCGATTCCAGGAAGGTGAAGCTTAATGATGTCTTTGTGGCCATTAGGGGAACATTATCTGATGGACATGACTTTATTAAAAATGCCGAAAATCAGGGGGCGCTTGCGGTTGTTTGCGAAGAGATCCCTGAAAATAAAATAAACGGTGTTACTTATATAGAAGTTGAAGATACTAAAAAGGCTCTGGCCTATATATCTGCAAACTACTTCGATGAACCTTCTTCAAAACTGAAGCTTGTTGGAGTTACGGGAACCAATGGTAAAACGACCATTGCGACTTTGCTTTACGACCTGTTCTCTAAGGCTGGATTTAAATGCGGTCTTCTTTCTACAGTGAAAGTAATGGTTGGGACTGAAGAGCATTCGGCTATAAGAACTACTCCAGATTCTATAACCATCAATTCTTATTTAAAAGATATGAATGACGTGGGAGTAGAATTCTGTTTTATGGAAGTTAGCTCTCACGGGATAGATCAGCATAGAACTACCGCTCTCAAATTCGAAGGCGGAATATTCACCAACCTTTCTCATGATCATTTAGATTATCACAAGGATTTCGCGGAATATCGCGATGTGAAAAAGCGCTTTTTTGATGAGCTGCCTTCTTCCGCCTTTGCACTTACCAATGCAGATGATAAGAATGGGCCGGTGATGCTTCAGAATACAAAAGCGAAAAAATACACCTACGCTCTTAAATCTTACGCAGATTATCAGGCGCAGATACTGGAAAATAATTTTACAGGTTTACTTCTGAAAATAAAAGGTCAGGAGTTGTGGACAAAATTGATTGGTAGTTTCAATGCCTATAATGTTTTAGCGATCTATGCCACGGCAGATCTTCTAGGTTTGAAAACCATGGAGATCCTGCGCATTATTAGTGAACTGAATTCTGTAAGCGGAAGGTTTCAATATGTGATCTCTGATAATGATAAGATCACGGCTATCGTTGACTATGCTCACACACCAGATGCTTTAAAGAATGTGCTGGAAACTATTAATAGTATCAGAACCAAAAATGAAGAGCTTATAACAGTTGTGGGATGCGGTGGTGATAGAGATACTACCAAAAGGCCAGTAATGGGGAATATTGCTTCCTCGTTAAGTACTAAAGTGATTTTTACCAGCGATAATCCACGAACTGAAGATCCTGAAAAGATCATTGCTGATGTGGAAGCAGGAGTGGAGCCACAGAATTTTAAAAAAACAATGAGTGTTACCAATAGGAAACAGGCTATCAAAACAGCCTGTCAAATGGCGGGACCTAATGATATTATTTTAATCGCCGGTAAAGGTCATGAGACTTACCAGGAGGTTAACGGAGAAAAGTTTGATTTTGATGATCTCAAGATCGTGAATGAATTTTTAAAACAACTGGATAAATAA